A genomic segment from Neodiprion lecontei isolate iyNeoLeco1 chromosome 1, iyNeoLeco1.1, whole genome shotgun sequence encodes:
- the LOC107218622 gene encoding protein patched isoform X2, whose translation MRKEGTGEYKDRRRGEVGRKIFENIIPCAIITPLDCFWEGSKLLGPEYPVHIPHSKTGVQWTNLNPTEMLEQMKKLPFVFSFKTLEDYMKRSGITNGYQSKPCLDPTDKDCPETAPNKKSQQPPDVGAELTGGCYGFAAKYMHWPEELVVGGAKHNKTGHLTRAAALQTVVQLMGERELYEFWVNTYKVHHIDWSQEKASIVLDTWQRAFSNEIKKQLKGNGSAPYNLYAFSTTTMNDILGKYSEISVVKIVIGCALMVLYAGLALLRWNDPVRSQSGVGIAGVMLVCAAVAAGLGFCALLGIPFNAATTQIVPFLALGLGVHDMFLLTHTYAELSVNEVRSGEQTGMVLKRTGLSVLLTGLSNVSAFFAAAMIPVPALRVFSLQAAILILFNLAAMLLIFPAMVSLDLRRRRSGRSDIFCCCLPALKRPTVYSPGSAGCRGNGCGTAKQTVTRAIPPERRETCTQILSPRSHRNEAWIGGDVKGDAEKQPTEDDSLTGCSKDDCLGFGLSQLAARHYAPFVTRPTTKVFGMMLFAGILAGSAWQATRVNDGLELTDLVPQNSDEHGFLAAQAKHFGFYNMYAVTGRDFEYPNNQRLLYEYHDAFMRVKNVIKNDDGGLPEFWLGLFRDWLKGLQAAFDRDYSRGCVVQEEWFKNASDDAILAYKLMVQTGHVDNPIDKTLINQTRLVDSDGIINPRAFYNYLSAWASNDAFAYGASQANLRPEPRQWFYTNDPELKIPKSMPLTYAQMPFYLHKLTDTDQITELIGSVRELCRKFEERGLPNFPSGIPFLYWEQYMGLRGCLGIALLAALGASVAVVGVLLLNLWAALLVGTSLAGVVLQLLGIMGLCGIKLSAVPAVLLVVSVGIAVHFTVHICLSFVTSIGSRDRRVRLALEHMYAPVVHGALTTLLAVMMLGLSEFDFIVRYFFLVLVSLIGIGLVNGLFFFPILLSLVGPSPEVIPNDHPDRISTPTPPASPIVRRTKPPAPPKRPHKSESNRLHAEPSLTTITEEPNSWHSTQESCIIVQPELKVETTSTCGNQNCGGSDTSGSSRTSPVPSASHITTKVTATANIKVEVHTPLSSGVDRGEKCRHGGVASSRRSSRCSTNVNGGESSGSEPDSDSNANPTNTYKH comes from the exons ATGAGGAAGGAAGGTACAGGGGAATATAAGGACAGAAGGCGAGGCGAAGTAGGGCGCAAG atattCGAGAACATCATACCGTGCGCGATAATCACGCCCTTGGACTGTTTTTGGGAAGGTAGCAAACTCCTTGGTCCCGAGTATCCAGTTCACATACc GCACAGTAAAACCGGGGTTCAATGGACGAATTTAAACCCCACCGAGATGCTGGAACAGATGAAAAAACTTCCGTTCGTATTCTCCTTCAAGACTCTCGAGGACTACATGAAACGGTCAGGGATAACGAACGGGTACCAGAGCAAACCGTGTCTCGACCCCACGGACAAGGACTGTCCCGAAACTGCCCCGAACAAAAAGTCACAACAG ccACCTGACGTAGGAGCAGAGCTGACCGGAGGCTGTTACGGATTTGCAGCGAAGTACATGCACTGGCCAGAGGAGCTCGTAGTCGGGGGAGCAAAGCACAATAAGACTGGTCACCTTACGCGGGCCGCAGCACTGCAGACCGTCGTTCAGCTAATGGGAGAGCGGGAACTCTACGAGTTTTGGGTGAACACGTACAAAGTTCATCACATCGATTGGTCCCAGGAGAAGGCGTCTATCGTTCTCGATACCTGGCAGCGGGCGTTCAGCaacgaaataaagaaacaacTGAAGGGAAACGGAAGCGCGCCTTACAACCTCTACGCCTTTAGCACAACCACGATGAACGACATTCTTGGAAAGTACAGCGAGATATCGGTCGTGAAAATCGTCATCGGGTGCGCGCTAATG GTCCTCTACGCGGGATTGGCTCTCCTGAGGTGGAACGACCCTGTGCGCTCACAATCGGGGGTTGGAATCGCGGGTGTGATGCTGGTGTGCGCGGCGGTCGCAGCGGGTCTGGGTTTCTGCGCGCTCTTGGGCATCCCATTCAACGCGGCGACGACGCAGATCGTGCCTTTCTTGGCGCTGGGTCTTGGTGTTCACGACATGTTCCTGCTGACCCATACCTACGCGGAGTTGTCGGTTAACGAGGTGCGGAGCGGAGAACAGACGGGAATGGTGCTGAAACGTACGGGGTTGTCTGTACTCCTGACGGGGCTGAGCAACGTCTCGGCATTTTTCGCCGCGGCGATGATCCCCGTACCGGCCCTGAGGGTCTTCTCTCTGCAGGCCGCGATCCTGATCCTCTTCAACCTCGCCGCGATGCTGCTGATTTTCCCGGCGATGGTGAGCCTCGATCTTCGCCGGCGTCGATCCGGCCGCTCCGACATTTTCTGCTGTTGTCTTCCGGCCCTGAAAAGGCCCACGGTTTACTCCCCAGGCAGTGCAGGCTGCAGGGGCAACGGTTGCGGAACCGCGAAGCAGACCGTGACGCGGGCGATTCCGCCCGAGCGCCGGGAGACCTGCACGCAAATACTGAGCCCGAGGAGCCACAGGAACGAGGCGTGGATCGGCGGCGACGTCAAAGGGGACGCCGAGAAGCAGCCCACTGAGGACGACTCGCTGACCGGCTGCTCAAAGGACGACTGCCTCGGATTTGGCCTCTCGCAGCTCGCCGCCCGGCATTACGCACCTTTCGTAACCCGTCCGACGACCAAGGTCTTCGGGATGATGCTCTTCGCTGGTATTCTGGCCGGCAGCGCTTGGCAGGCGACGAGGGTCAACGATGGACTCGAGCTGACCGACCTCGTCCCCCAAAATTCGGACGAGCACGGCTTCCTCGCCGCCCAAGCGAAGCACTTCGGATTTTACAACATGTACGCGGTGACCGGACGCGACTTTGAGTACCCGAATAATCAGCGGCTCCTCTACGAGTACCACGATGCCTTCATGCGTGTCAAGAATGTCATCAAGAACGACGACGGTGGACTCCCGGAGTTCTGGCTCGGCCTTTTCAGGGACTGGTTGAAGGGACTTCAGGCGGCGTTCGACCGCGACTACAGCCGAGGGTGCGTCGTTCAGGAGGAGTGGTTCAAGAACGCGAGTGACGACGCAATCCTGGCGTATAAGTTGATGGTGCAAACCGGCCACGTTGACAACCCGATCGACAAGACGCTCATCAATCAAACGCGCCTCGTCGACTCTGACGGTATTATAAATCCTAGGGCTTTTTACAACTACCTCAGCGCCTGGGCGTCGAATGACGCCTTTGCCTACGGCGCTTCTCAGGCTAACTTGAGACCGGAACCCAGGCAGTGGTTCTACACAAACGACCCCGAGCTCAAGATACCAAAGAGCATGCCTCTCACCTACGCCCAGATGCCTTTTTACCTTCACAAACTCACGGACACCGATCAGATCACCGAGCTCATCGGCAGTGTTCGCGAACTCTGCAGAAAATTCGAGGAACGTGGTCTTCCTAATTTTCCCTCCGGGATTCCATTTCTTTATTGGGAACAGTACATGGGCCTGAGAGGATGTCTCGGTATAGCGCTTCTCGCTGCCCTCGGCGCTTCCGTTGCCGTAGTTGGAGTTCTTCTTCTCAATCTATGGGCCGCTCTTCTCGTCGGCACCTCGTTGGCTGGGGTTGTTTTACAGCTACTTGGGATCATGGGACTTTGCGGTATAAAACTAAGCGCCGTTCCCGCTGTTTTACTCGTCGTGAGCGTCGGTATCGCCGTACACTTCACCGTTCACATATGTCTG AGTTTCGTTACGAGCATCGGCAGCAGGGACAGACGAGTCAGACTGGCCTTGGAACACATGTATGCTCCAGTGGTGCACGGTGCTCTCACGACGCTATTGGCGGTAATGATGCTCGGACTGTCTGAGTTTGACTTCATAGTGCGGTACTTTTTCCTGGTACTGGTCAGCCTCATTGGTATCGGGCTCGTGAACGGACTCTTCTTCTTCCCCATACTCCTTTCCCTTGTTGGTCCATCGCCGGAAGTCATACCCAACGATCATCCTGACAGAATATCGACACCCACGCCCCCAGCATCCCCCATTGTCAGGCGGACCAAGCCCCCGGCGCCGCCTAAACGACCCCACAAGAGCGAGAGCAATAGGCTGCACGCCGAGCCTTCGCTGACCACAATCACTGAGGAACCAAATTCATGGCACAGTACTCAGGAATCGTGCATCATTGTTCAACCAGAGCTCAAAGTCGAGACGACTTCGACGTGCGGCAATCAG AACTGTGGTGGATCCGACACGAGTGGTTCTAGTCGAACGTCTCCAGTACCTTCGGCTTCTCACATCACAACTAAGGTGACAGCTACAGCTAACATAAAGGTCGAAGTCCACACGCCGTTGTCCA GTGGAGTGGACCGTGGTGAGAAATGCAGACACGGCGGTGTCGCGAGCAGCAGGCGGAGTTCGCGTTGCAGCACGAACGTTAACGGGGGGGAATCTTCCGGTTCTGAACCAGATTCTGACTCAAATGCGAACCCGACGAACACGTACAAACACTGA
- the LOC107218624 gene encoding ejaculatory bulb-specific protein 3 isoform X2, translating into MLVILALLYIGGVLAAESDKYTTKYDNVDVEAVIRNERLTKNYVGCLLDLTPCTPDGSELKKNLPDALATNCAGCSTAQKNAADKFSQHLIDQKPEDWKLLEAKYDPTGAYRLHYLEEQSKNSTEAER; encoded by the exons ATGCTAGTAATATTGGCTTTGCTATACATCGGCGGCGTGCTGGCTGCTGAAAGTGATAAGTACACAACAAAATACGACAACGTTGACGTGGAAGCTGTCATTCGAAACGAACGTTTGACTAAAAACTACGTCGGTTGTCTCCTTGACCTCACGCCCTGCACGCCAGACGGTTCAGAGCTCAAAA AAAATCTTCCGGACGCTTTGGCAACGAATTGTGCGGGGTGCAGCACCGCGCAAAAGAACGCAGCGGACAAATTCTCGCAACATCTGATCGACCAAAAGCCAGAAGACTGGAAGCTCCTCGAGGCGAAGTACGACCCTACGGGTGCTTACCGACTGCACTATCTCGAAGAACAGTCCAAGAACAGTACCGAAGCTGAACGTTAA
- the LOC107218629 gene encoding ras-related protein Rab-43 translates to MSNRDPDNLMSMSDERFDYLFKIVLIGDCGTGKTCVVQRFRSGTFIERHGSTIGVDFSMKTVIVDGKKVKLQIWDTAGQERFRTITQSYYRSANGVVVVYDITKRSTFLSLQRWVEEVRKYTSSHVMLILVGNKCDLESLREVEKGEAEAVSEYLPEVLHVIETSAKENTNIDAMFSYLASELKRRHENRQFEEMAEETVKLGAGRELSSCSSCPYKIF, encoded by the exons atgtcaaaccGCGATCCGGATAATTTGATGAGTATGAGCGACGAGCGGTTCGATTACCTCTTCAAGATCGTTTTGATCGGTGATTGTGGTACTGGTAAAACCTGCGTCGTCCAGAGGTTTAGATCTGGGACTTTCATTGAGAGACACGGAAGCACGATCGGTGTCGATTTCTCAATGAAGACTGTCATCGTCGACGGGAAGAAAGTCAAG TTGCAGATTTGGGACACTGCTGGGCAAGAAAGATTTCGCACAATCACTCAGAGCTACTATAGATCAGCGAATGGTGTTGTCGTAG TTTATGACATAACAAAGCGATCCACGTTTCTTAGCCTGCAGCGATGGGTTGAAGAGGTCCGTAAATACACATCGTCTCATGTCATGTTGATTTTAGTCG GTAACAAATGTGACCTGGAAAGTCTGAGAGAGGTTGAGAAAGGTGAAGCTGAAGCAGTTTCCGAGTATCTGCCAGAAGTTTTACATGTTATTGAAACTTCTGCAAAAGAAAACACCAACATCGATGCGATGTTCTCATACCTGGCCTCTGAATTAAAG CGACGACACGAGAATCGTCAGTTTGAGGAAATGGCAGAGGAAACAGTGAAATTGGGAGCTGGTCGTGAGTTGTCTTCCTGTTCGAGCTGTCCATACAAAATTTTCTGA
- the LOC107218622 gene encoding protein patched isoform X1 yields the protein MVAPSGPTGILADHPSGSERLHGPAPSQTDRETDLDQPSSNARYTGSTRHRHETDLYVRPSWTDAAIALDQLEKGKAEGQRSAVWIRALLQDQLSQLGYFLQRHAGKVLFVAILALATFCVALKSVQVHSRVDQLWVQEGGRLEKEVQYASEALGEAAASTHQLVIQTPKHAGANILHSSALKEHLTALRAATQVTVQLFDTSWRLKDMCYAPSVPNYDMHYVDQIFENIIPCAIITPLDCFWEGSKLLGPEYPVHIPHSKTGVQWTNLNPTEMLEQMKKLPFVFSFKTLEDYMKRSGITNGYQSKPCLDPTDKDCPETAPNKKSQQPPDVGAELTGGCYGFAAKYMHWPEELVVGGAKHNKTGHLTRAAALQTVVQLMGERELYEFWVNTYKVHHIDWSQEKASIVLDTWQRAFSNEIKKQLKGNGSAPYNLYAFSTTTMNDILGKYSEISVVKIVIGCALMVLYAGLALLRWNDPVRSQSGVGIAGVMLVCAAVAAGLGFCALLGIPFNAATTQIVPFLALGLGVHDMFLLTHTYAELSVNEVRSGEQTGMVLKRTGLSVLLTGLSNVSAFFAAAMIPVPALRVFSLQAAILILFNLAAMLLIFPAMVSLDLRRRRSGRSDIFCCCLPALKRPTVYSPGSAGCRGNGCGTAKQTVTRAIPPERRETCTQILSPRSHRNEAWIGGDVKGDAEKQPTEDDSLTGCSKDDCLGFGLSQLAARHYAPFVTRPTTKVFGMMLFAGILAGSAWQATRVNDGLELTDLVPQNSDEHGFLAAQAKHFGFYNMYAVTGRDFEYPNNQRLLYEYHDAFMRVKNVIKNDDGGLPEFWLGLFRDWLKGLQAAFDRDYSRGCVVQEEWFKNASDDAILAYKLMVQTGHVDNPIDKTLINQTRLVDSDGIINPRAFYNYLSAWASNDAFAYGASQANLRPEPRQWFYTNDPELKIPKSMPLTYAQMPFYLHKLTDTDQITELIGSVRELCRKFEERGLPNFPSGIPFLYWEQYMGLRGCLGIALLAALGASVAVVGVLLLNLWAALLVGTSLAGVVLQLLGIMGLCGIKLSAVPAVLLVVSVGIAVHFTVHICLSFVTSIGSRDRRVRLALEHMYAPVVHGALTTLLAVMMLGLSEFDFIVRYFFLVLVSLIGIGLVNGLFFFPILLSLVGPSPEVIPNDHPDRISTPTPPASPIVRRTKPPAPPKRPHKSESNRLHAEPSLTTITEEPNSWHSTQESCIIVQPELKVETTSTCGNQNCGGSDTSGSSRTSPVPSASHITTKVTATANIKVEVHTPLSSGVDRGEKCRHGGVASSRRSSRCSTNVNGGESSGSEPDSDSNANPTNTYKH from the exons ATGGTCGCTCCGTCCGGTCCAACGGGGATCCTAGCGGACCACCCTTCCGGTTCTGAACGGTTACACGGGCCCGCGCCGTCCCAAACCGACCGCGAAACAGACCTTGACCAACCCTCCTCGAATGCGAGGTACACCGGAAGTACCAGACACAGGCACGAAACCGACCTTTACGTCAGGCCCAGCTGGACCGATGCCGCGATCGCTTTGGATCAGCTCGAGAAG GGGAAGGCGGAGGGTCAAAGGTCGGCCGTGTGGATTCGAGCGCTCCTTCAGGATCAGCTGAGCCAGCTGGGATACTTCCTGCAGAGGCACGCAGGGAAGGTGCTTTTTGTCGCGATACTGGCTCTAGCGACCTTCTGCGTTGCTCTAAAGTCGGTCCAAGTTCACAGCCGGGTAGACCAACTATGGGTACAGG AGGGTGGAAGGCTGGAGAAAGAGGTCCAATACGCGAGCGAGGCTCTCGGCGAGGCTGCAGCCTCGACGCATCAGCTCGTGATCCAGACCCCGAAGCACGCGGGAGCAAATATCCTACATTCGAGTGCTCTGAAGGAACATTTGACCGCCCTCAGAGCCGCGACTCAAGTCACCGTCCAGTTGTTCGATAC GTCCTGGCGCCTGAAAGACATGTGCTACGCGCCGAGCGTGCCCAATTACGACATGCACTATGTCGACCAG atattCGAGAACATCATACCGTGCGCGATAATCACGCCCTTGGACTGTTTTTGGGAAGGTAGCAAACTCCTTGGTCCCGAGTATCCAGTTCACATACc GCACAGTAAAACCGGGGTTCAATGGACGAATTTAAACCCCACCGAGATGCTGGAACAGATGAAAAAACTTCCGTTCGTATTCTCCTTCAAGACTCTCGAGGACTACATGAAACGGTCAGGGATAACGAACGGGTACCAGAGCAAACCGTGTCTCGACCCCACGGACAAGGACTGTCCCGAAACTGCCCCGAACAAAAAGTCACAACAG ccACCTGACGTAGGAGCAGAGCTGACCGGAGGCTGTTACGGATTTGCAGCGAAGTACATGCACTGGCCAGAGGAGCTCGTAGTCGGGGGAGCAAAGCACAATAAGACTGGTCACCTTACGCGGGCCGCAGCACTGCAGACCGTCGTTCAGCTAATGGGAGAGCGGGAACTCTACGAGTTTTGGGTGAACACGTACAAAGTTCATCACATCGATTGGTCCCAGGAGAAGGCGTCTATCGTTCTCGATACCTGGCAGCGGGCGTTCAGCaacgaaataaagaaacaacTGAAGGGAAACGGAAGCGCGCCTTACAACCTCTACGCCTTTAGCACAACCACGATGAACGACATTCTTGGAAAGTACAGCGAGATATCGGTCGTGAAAATCGTCATCGGGTGCGCGCTAATG GTCCTCTACGCGGGATTGGCTCTCCTGAGGTGGAACGACCCTGTGCGCTCACAATCGGGGGTTGGAATCGCGGGTGTGATGCTGGTGTGCGCGGCGGTCGCAGCGGGTCTGGGTTTCTGCGCGCTCTTGGGCATCCCATTCAACGCGGCGACGACGCAGATCGTGCCTTTCTTGGCGCTGGGTCTTGGTGTTCACGACATGTTCCTGCTGACCCATACCTACGCGGAGTTGTCGGTTAACGAGGTGCGGAGCGGAGAACAGACGGGAATGGTGCTGAAACGTACGGGGTTGTCTGTACTCCTGACGGGGCTGAGCAACGTCTCGGCATTTTTCGCCGCGGCGATGATCCCCGTACCGGCCCTGAGGGTCTTCTCTCTGCAGGCCGCGATCCTGATCCTCTTCAACCTCGCCGCGATGCTGCTGATTTTCCCGGCGATGGTGAGCCTCGATCTTCGCCGGCGTCGATCCGGCCGCTCCGACATTTTCTGCTGTTGTCTTCCGGCCCTGAAAAGGCCCACGGTTTACTCCCCAGGCAGTGCAGGCTGCAGGGGCAACGGTTGCGGAACCGCGAAGCAGACCGTGACGCGGGCGATTCCGCCCGAGCGCCGGGAGACCTGCACGCAAATACTGAGCCCGAGGAGCCACAGGAACGAGGCGTGGATCGGCGGCGACGTCAAAGGGGACGCCGAGAAGCAGCCCACTGAGGACGACTCGCTGACCGGCTGCTCAAAGGACGACTGCCTCGGATTTGGCCTCTCGCAGCTCGCCGCCCGGCATTACGCACCTTTCGTAACCCGTCCGACGACCAAGGTCTTCGGGATGATGCTCTTCGCTGGTATTCTGGCCGGCAGCGCTTGGCAGGCGACGAGGGTCAACGATGGACTCGAGCTGACCGACCTCGTCCCCCAAAATTCGGACGAGCACGGCTTCCTCGCCGCCCAAGCGAAGCACTTCGGATTTTACAACATGTACGCGGTGACCGGACGCGACTTTGAGTACCCGAATAATCAGCGGCTCCTCTACGAGTACCACGATGCCTTCATGCGTGTCAAGAATGTCATCAAGAACGACGACGGTGGACTCCCGGAGTTCTGGCTCGGCCTTTTCAGGGACTGGTTGAAGGGACTTCAGGCGGCGTTCGACCGCGACTACAGCCGAGGGTGCGTCGTTCAGGAGGAGTGGTTCAAGAACGCGAGTGACGACGCAATCCTGGCGTATAAGTTGATGGTGCAAACCGGCCACGTTGACAACCCGATCGACAAGACGCTCATCAATCAAACGCGCCTCGTCGACTCTGACGGTATTATAAATCCTAGGGCTTTTTACAACTACCTCAGCGCCTGGGCGTCGAATGACGCCTTTGCCTACGGCGCTTCTCAGGCTAACTTGAGACCGGAACCCAGGCAGTGGTTCTACACAAACGACCCCGAGCTCAAGATACCAAAGAGCATGCCTCTCACCTACGCCCAGATGCCTTTTTACCTTCACAAACTCACGGACACCGATCAGATCACCGAGCTCATCGGCAGTGTTCGCGAACTCTGCAGAAAATTCGAGGAACGTGGTCTTCCTAATTTTCCCTCCGGGATTCCATTTCTTTATTGGGAACAGTACATGGGCCTGAGAGGATGTCTCGGTATAGCGCTTCTCGCTGCCCTCGGCGCTTCCGTTGCCGTAGTTGGAGTTCTTCTTCTCAATCTATGGGCCGCTCTTCTCGTCGGCACCTCGTTGGCTGGGGTTGTTTTACAGCTACTTGGGATCATGGGACTTTGCGGTATAAAACTAAGCGCCGTTCCCGCTGTTTTACTCGTCGTGAGCGTCGGTATCGCCGTACACTTCACCGTTCACATATGTCTG AGTTTCGTTACGAGCATCGGCAGCAGGGACAGACGAGTCAGACTGGCCTTGGAACACATGTATGCTCCAGTGGTGCACGGTGCTCTCACGACGCTATTGGCGGTAATGATGCTCGGACTGTCTGAGTTTGACTTCATAGTGCGGTACTTTTTCCTGGTACTGGTCAGCCTCATTGGTATCGGGCTCGTGAACGGACTCTTCTTCTTCCCCATACTCCTTTCCCTTGTTGGTCCATCGCCGGAAGTCATACCCAACGATCATCCTGACAGAATATCGACACCCACGCCCCCAGCATCCCCCATTGTCAGGCGGACCAAGCCCCCGGCGCCGCCTAAACGACCCCACAAGAGCGAGAGCAATAGGCTGCACGCCGAGCCTTCGCTGACCACAATCACTGAGGAACCAAATTCATGGCACAGTACTCAGGAATCGTGCATCATTGTTCAACCAGAGCTCAAAGTCGAGACGACTTCGACGTGCGGCAATCAG AACTGTGGTGGATCCGACACGAGTGGTTCTAGTCGAACGTCTCCAGTACCTTCGGCTTCTCACATCACAACTAAGGTGACAGCTACAGCTAACATAAAGGTCGAAGTCCACACGCCGTTGTCCA GTGGAGTGGACCGTGGTGAGAAATGCAGACACGGCGGTGTCGCGAGCAGCAGGCGGAGTTCGCGTTGCAGCACGAACGTTAACGGGGGGGAATCTTCCGGTTCTGAACCAGATTCTGACTCAAATGCGAACCCGACGAACACGTACAAACACTGA
- the LOC107218630 gene encoding glucose dehydrogenase [FAD, quinone], whose translation MAHSTSSLTCNASFLGPTLQEMCGGSSYYLFMSLLNAFAIRKQAIGGTCERVTSIVSPNREYDYVVIGGGSAGAVVASRLSENPKWKVLVLEAGPDEPPGAEIPSFFNAVVTSSLDWGYSTTNESYACYSTNGSCTCHSVKVLGGNMVHTGMIYLRGNPTDYDKWAALGNKGWSWKDVKPFYLKCEDNREIDRVGRFWHATGGPLSVQRFPYEFPITKAIRDASLEAGFGTSDDLNGDQLTGFNVVQTTTKNGVRQSTGTAYLRPVRDRKNLHISLNSTVAKIIINNKTAVGVEYYQNGQLKKVAVSREVILSAGTVGSPQILLLSGVGPKEHLESMGIEVVKDLRGVGENYHDHISYSVDFTVNEPDVYDNNWAAATEYFAFQTGPLSASGLAGLAIALNSSKSTSDYPDIQLAGYGYIADCAPGDIGALRSKGKRTVSIWVGYQHPKSRGRVRLASKNVTALPVIWGNYLADYRDVEGLIEGINYTLTLSKMEAFKPYNLTLTNQPVAACSDYTFLTNEYWACAIRWSLSPQNHQVGSCKMGPPDDATAVVDPKLRVYGINRLRVADASIMPQIISANTAAPTVMIAEKAADMIKKSHQHRSCKNY comes from the exons ATGGCGCACTCCACATCTTCATTGACCTGCAACGCAAGTTTCCTGGGACCGACCCTGCAAGAGATGTGCGGAGGATCGAGTTACTACCTCTTCATGTCTCTTTTGAACGCATTCGCAATAAGGAAGCAAGCTATAGGTGGAACTTGCGAACGAGTAACATCGATCGTATCGCCAAACAGAGAATACGACTACGTCGTAATTGGCG GCGGTAGTGCAGGTGCCGTAGTGGCTTCAAGACTCAGTGAGAATCCGAAGTGGAAGGTCCTGGTGCTGGAAGCTGGTCCCGATGAGCCACCAGGTGCGGAAATTCCGAGCTTTTTCAACGCTGTTGTGA CATCGAGTCTCGACTGGGGATACTCGACGACTAACGAGAGCTACGCTTGTTACTCAACAAACGGTTCCTGCACATGTCACTCCGTGAAAGTTCTGGGTGGGAACATGGTGCACACAGGGATGATATACTTGCGAGGCAACCCGACGGACTATGACAAATGGGCTGCTCTTGGTAACAAGGGGTGGTCGTGGAAAGACGTTAAGCCGTTTTACCTGAAGTGCGAAGACAATCGAGAAATCGACAGAGTCGGAAGATTTTGGCACGCTACGGGAGGGCCACTTTCAGTTCAGAGATTTCCGTACGAATTTCCCATCACGAAAGCGATTCGCGACGCGTCTTTAGAGGCAGGTTTCGGCACCAGCGACGACCTTAACGGAGATCAGCTTACAGGTTTCAACGTCGTTCAAACGACTACCAAGAACGGCGTCAGACAAAGTACCGGTACCGCGTATCTGCGCCCCGTCAGGGACCGCAAGAACCTTCATATTTCTCTCAACTCCACCGTCGCCAAAATCATAATCAATAATAAGACGGCCGTCGGAGTCGAGTATTATCAG AATGGGCAATTGAAAAAGGTTGCTGTCTCCCGTGAAGTCATCCTCTCCGCAGGTACAGTAGGCTCGCCTCAAATTCTGCTACTCTCCGGTGTTGGTCCGAAGGAACACCTGGAGTCTATGGGCATCGAAGTGGTAAAGGATCTGCGTGGAGTTGGAGAAAACTACCATGACCACATATCGTACAGCGTCGACTTTACCGTCAACGAACCCGACGTTTACGACAACAACTGGGCTGCTGCAACCGAGTACTTCGCTTTCCAGACTGGCCCCCTGTCTGCTTCTGGACTGGCTGGGTTGGCCATTGCGCTAAACTCCAGCAAGTCAACCTCCGACTATCCAGACATCCAGCTGGCAGGGTATGGCTACATCGCGGACTGCGCACCGGGTGACATTGGGGCCCTCCGCAGCAAGGGAAAACGTACAGTGAGCATATGGGTGGGATATCAGCATCCGAAAAGCAgag GAAGAGTACGTTTGGCTTCGAAAAACGTTACGGCGTTGCCTGTGATATGGGGTAACTATTTGGCCGATTACCGGGACGTTGAGGGTTTGATTGAGGGCATAAACTACACCCTCACCTTGTCGAAGATGGAGGCGTTCAAACCCTACAACTTGACCTTGACCAATCAACCCGTCGCCGCCTGCTCCGATTATACTTTCCTCACCAACGAATACTGGGCTTGCGCGATACGTTGGAGTCTCAGCCCCCAAAATCACCAGGTTGGTTCGTGCAAAATGGGACCCCCCGATGATGCCACCGCCGTTGTGGATCCCAAACTACGAGTTTACGGAATAAACAGACTTCGCGTCGCAGATGCCTCGATCATGCCACAA ATCATTTCCGCCAACACTGCAGCACCAACCGTAATGATTGCGGAGAAAGCAGCCGATATGATCAAGAAATCTCATCAACATCGATCGTGTAAAAATTACTGA
- the LOC107218624 gene encoding ejaculatory bulb-specific protein 3 isoform X1, which yields MLVILALLYIGGVLAAESDKYTTKYDNVDVEAVIRNERLTKNYVGCLLDLTPCTPDGSELKTSSHVSENLPDALATNCAGCSTAQKNAADKFSQHLIDQKPEDWKLLEAKYDPTGAYRLHYLEEQSKNSTEAER from the exons ATGCTAGTAATATTGGCTTTGCTATACATCGGCGGCGTGCTGGCTGCTGAAAGTGATAAGTACACAACAAAATACGACAACGTTGACGTGGAAGCTGTCATTCGAAACGAACGTTTGACTAAAAACTACGTCGGTTGTCTCCTTGACCTCACGCCCTGCACGCCAGACGGTTCAGAGCTCAAAA CCTCTAGTCATGTTTCAGAAAATCTTCCGGACGCTTTGGCAACGAATTGTGCGGGGTGCAGCACCGCGCAAAAGAACGCAGCGGACAAATTCTCGCAACATCTGATCGACCAAAAGCCAGAAGACTGGAAGCTCCTCGAGGCGAAGTACGACCCTACGGGTGCTTACCGACTGCACTATCTCGAAGAACAGTCCAAGAACAGTACCGAAGCTGAACGTTAA